A window of the Mesotoga sp. Brook.08.105.5.1 genome harbors these coding sequences:
- a CDS encoding alpha/beta fold hydrolase, with amino-acid sequence MKKHILSTVLLMVVLFFLTVSSHAITTHSRSEISKTAVHFFNEGQRINGILTEPELLQTPAPVIILLHGFLGHMDDLLVNDSEESLFEMTARIFAERGISSLRFDFRGSGISEGEWKDTTFNKQVSDAISSISFLQSLENADSNRIGVVGLSQGGLVAACLAARDSRVRSVALWSAVAIPIHTYSALLGVDSVERATNATPFEEIVASISWGGITVLRKEFFDELFSVNPVAEIVSYTGPLLVVSGLKDDLVFPQPEVSRLFITYHKGVNRLLEQDSGHIFDLFDRQDKVREIIEATLEWFIITL; translated from the coding sequence GTGAAAAAACACATTTTATCGACAGTGCTATTAATGGTCGTTCTCTTCTTCCTGACAGTCTCTTCTCATGCTATCACGACCCATTCTCGCAGTGAGATTTCGAAGACAGCAGTCCACTTTTTCAATGAAGGACAGAGGATAAATGGAATACTTACCGAACCAGAGCTTCTGCAGACTCCTGCGCCTGTAATAATTCTTCTTCATGGATTCCTTGGACATATGGATGATCTATTAGTAAACGATTCAGAAGAATCGCTTTTTGAGATGACTGCGAGAATCTTCGCCGAAAGAGGCATCTCATCTCTAAGGTTTGACTTCAGAGGATCCGGGATTAGTGAAGGAGAGTGGAAGGATACTACCTTCAACAAACAGGTATCTGACGCAATTTCATCGATCTCCTTCCTTCAATCACTCGAGAACGCTGACAGCAACAGGATCGGAGTTGTCGGCCTCAGTCAAGGTGGTCTAGTGGCAGCTTGTCTCGCCGCCCGCGATTCCAGAGTAAGGAGTGTTGCTCTCTGGTCGGCCGTTGCTATACCCATTCACACATATTCCGCACTGCTAGGAGTAGACTCTGTCGAGCGAGCCACGAACGCGACTCCCTTTGAGGAAATAGTGGCAAGCATCTCTTGGGGGGGAATTACTGTGCTGAGAAAGGAGTTTTTCGACGAGTTGTTTTCAGTGAATCCTGTGGCAGAAATTGTATCCTACACAGGACCGCTTCTCGTCGTTTCGGGTCTGAAGGATGATCTTGTCTTTCCCCAACCAGAAGTCTCTAGACTTTTCATTACGTACCATAAAGGGGTAAACAGACTGCTTGAACAGGACTCCGGTCACATCTTCGATCTTTTCGACAGGCAAGATAAGGTGAGGGAGATCATTGAAGCTACTCTGGAATGGTTTATAATAACTCTTTAG